The following are encoded together in the Parabacteroides chongii genome:
- a CDS encoding fimbrillin family protein: protein MKPYNYQLLFLLLGAISLSCSNEVKEEESGPVSLTPHIAGISLTRAGIDAAEKVDAIGFYAVSKESTDNTYGTWPVGTYGKFTGNTSNGHTTFVPATAQDILWLESEKNAIIFSCYPAPTNASDIVDASTLNEDGTTISTGTNAPAATLDAPVPVIPVSTTVFSLSPAFPADANFDFTLPAYDYMYGVAYDNSNPSAGESTKFQSTQPVANGNRSGGIVNQSGPNVSIGLKHAFTQIKLIIKKGDSYPGTATRVTEVKYTRKMNTLTDNTKMKLTDGTFLGITLTNDAAYTYDLKSATQNSEGFELTSDKNSNLTITNYALPCDAAKSVINLTVDGKEMTIEYTGDPQWNAGKIYTYAVTINGTGLAFSGVSVVDWDDDGNNNSSSGTL from the coding sequence ATGAAACCGTATAACTACCAGCTATTATTCTTGTTGCTGGGTGCGATTAGTCTCTCCTGCTCAAATGAGGTGAAGGAAGAGGAGAGCGGTCCGGTAAGTCTTACTCCCCATATAGCCGGTATCTCACTGACGCGTGCCGGAATAGATGCAGCCGAGAAAGTAGATGCAATCGGCTTTTACGCCGTCAGTAAAGAAAGTACCGACAACACCTACGGAACATGGCCTGTCGGTACATACGGCAAGTTCACCGGAAATACATCAAATGGTCATACGACTTTTGTCCCTGCCACAGCCCAGGACATCCTCTGGCTGGAATCCGAGAAAAACGCCATAATCTTCTCCTGTTATCCCGCCCCAACCAACGCATCTGACATCGTCGATGCCAGCACACTGAACGAGGACGGAACAACTATCTCTACCGGAACAAATGCTCCTGCGGCTACCCTAGACGCCCCTGTTCCGGTCATTCCCGTATCAACCACTGTATTCAGCCTGTCCCCGGCATTTCCAGCTGATGCAAACTTCGACTTTACCCTTCCCGCATACGATTACATGTACGGGGTTGCCTACGACAACAGCAATCCCAGTGCAGGAGAAAGTACTAAATTTCAATCGACCCAGCCTGTTGCCAACGGTAACCGTTCAGGTGGAATCGTCAACCAATCCGGTCCGAACGTATCCATCGGTCTGAAACATGCTTTCACGCAAATCAAACTTATCATCAAGAAAGGAGATTCATATCCGGGCACAGCAACTAGGGTTACCGAAGTGAAATATACCCGCAAAATGAATACCCTGACAGACAACACCAAAATGAAACTGACTGACGGTACATTTCTAGGGATAACCCTTACAAATGATGCCGCTTACACCTACGATCTGAAATCGGCTACTCAAAATAGTGAAGGATTCGAGCTTACCTCCGACAAGAACAGTAACCTCACAATCACCAATTACGCCCTGCCTTGCGATGCCGCTAAATCGGTCATCAACCTGACCGTCGATGGAAAAGAAATGACTATCGAATATACTGGAGACCCTCAATGGAATGCAGGAAAGATATACACCTACGCAGTAACGATCAACGGTACCGGCCTCGCTTTTTCGGGTGTCTCGGTAGTCGATTGGGACGACGACGGTAATAATAACAGTTCAAGTGGAACCCTGTAA
- a CDS encoding Rpn family recombination-promoting nuclease/putative transposase, whose amino-acid sequence MSKFINPFSDFGFKKIFGSEVSKDLIISFLNGVLHEEVIVNITFRNVELLGMKQEQGKVVFDIFCENEKGEIFVVEMQKARQKFFSDRILYYASFAIQQQTMIAREKTKKSKKKGDKKQWEYNINKVYIVCILNYVMDKSHPEKYRWDVVRMERELKIPFSETLNEVYLEMPKFVLPLSECKSIYLKWLYVLNNIDIMERLPEELNNQIFKKLKSIVEIERMSVNERLEYELSMAAERDMLGALDASFEDGEVKGIKKGREEGIKEGIQKERKEIATNLKSLGMSLTDITKATGLTIEEIEQL is encoded by the coding sequence ATGAGCAAATTTATCAATCCCTTTTCAGATTTCGGGTTCAAGAAAATCTTTGGAAGTGAAGTCAGCAAAGACTTAATCATCAGTTTCCTGAATGGAGTCCTCCACGAAGAAGTAATCGTAAACATCACCTTTCGTAATGTCGAATTGCTCGGTATGAAACAAGAACAGGGTAAGGTCGTATTCGACATCTTCTGTGAAAATGAGAAAGGTGAAATCTTTGTTGTTGAGATGCAAAAAGCCCGTCAGAAGTTCTTTTCCGACCGTATCCTCTATTATGCTTCGTTCGCTATCCAGCAACAAACAATGATTGCCCGTGAAAAGACGAAGAAGAGTAAGAAGAAAGGTGACAAGAAACAATGGGAGTATAATATAAATAAGGTATACATTGTCTGTATCCTTAATTATGTAATGGATAAAAGTCATCCGGAGAAATACCGCTGGGACGTGGTGCGTATGGAGCGTGAACTGAAGATACCTTTCAGCGAAACGTTGAACGAAGTGTATCTTGAGATGCCGAAATTTGTATTACCTTTGTCGGAGTGTAAGAGCATTTATTTGAAATGGCTGTATGTCTTAAATAATATAGATATAATGGAACGTCTACCGGAAGAACTGAACAATCAAATCTTCAAGAAGCTTAAAAGCATCGTGGAGATTGAACGTATGTCGGTCAACGAACGTTTGGAATACGAACTGAGCATGGCTGCCGAACGTGATATGCTTGGTGCCCTTGATGCCAGTTTCGAAGATGGTGAAGTGAAAGGTATTAAGAAAGGACGAGAAGAAGGTATTAAGGAAGGCATCCAAAAAGAACGTAAAGAAATCGCAACTAACTTGAAGTCATTAGGCATGTCTCTTACAGATATAACAAAAGCAACCGGTCTCACTATTGAGGAGATTGAGCAACTCTAA
- a CDS encoding ATP-binding protein has translation METMPIRKLPVGIQDFTSLIEDGFIYVDKTALVYKMATTGKPYFLSRPRRFGKSLLLSTLEAYFLGRKEVFKGLAIEKLEKDWKVYPVLYLSLNAKYYETKESLEQILEAHFIEWEKKYGATDRDLGYEDRFMQIIRQAYEKTGEKVVVLIDEYDKPLLRSLFDDKLHHTYREMLTGFYTVLKDADRYLRFVFITGVTKFAQLGVFSNLNQLMDISMNPAYATVCGLTRKEIEREFQPELAALGELHKLTYQQTMDKLTWLYDGYRFSPLGQEGIYNPFSILNVFSSLLFQNYWFSSGTPTMQVDMLKKTDYDLRQLDGIEVPQAALTDYRADFHNPVPIIYQSGYLTIKGYDEELHFYRLGYPNAEVKYGWLNFITPYYTPLSEANAPFYIGKFSQELRAGDVDAFMERLRAFFAGVPYELNDETERHYQIIFYIVFKLLGQYVEAEVRSARGRADAVVKTADYIYVFEFKLNGSVDEALHQIDDRGYLIPYTADGRQLVKVGASFDKKKRNIGEWKQLTVEN, from the coding sequence ATGGAAACAATGCCGATCAGAAAACTCCCGGTTGGGATACAGGACTTCACCTCTTTAATAGAGGATGGATTTATATATGTAGACAAAACAGCTTTGGTTTATAAGATGGCAACGACCGGGAAGCCTTATTTTCTGAGCCGTCCACGTCGTTTCGGCAAAAGCCTGCTACTTTCTACCCTTGAAGCTTACTTCCTCGGACGAAAAGAAGTGTTCAAAGGATTGGCAATCGAAAAGTTGGAGAAGGACTGGAAAGTTTATCCGGTGCTTTATCTGAGTCTCAATGCTAAATACTATGAAACGAAAGAGAGCCTGGAGCAAATTTTGGAAGCTCATTTCATTGAATGGGAAAAAAAGTATGGCGCAACAGATCGTGATCTGGGGTACGAAGATCGTTTTATGCAGATCATCCGCCAGGCATACGAAAAGACGGGTGAAAAAGTCGTTGTTCTGATCGATGAATACGACAAACCGCTGCTTCGCTCACTTTTTGATGACAAACTTCATCATACTTACCGTGAGATGTTGACCGGTTTTTACACCGTTCTGAAAGATGCTGACCGCTATCTGCGTTTTGTGTTCATCACCGGAGTAACGAAGTTTGCGCAATTAGGAGTATTCAGTAATCTGAACCAGTTGATGGATATCAGTATGAATCCGGCTTATGCAACTGTCTGCGGTCTGACCCGAAAAGAGATTGAACGCGAATTTCAACCCGAACTGGCGGCCTTGGGCGAGCTTCATAAGCTGACCTACCAGCAGACGATGGACAAATTGACCTGGCTATATGACGGTTATCGTTTTTCGCCGTTGGGACAGGAAGGCATTTATAACCCATTCAGTATCTTGAATGTATTCAGCAGTTTATTGTTTCAGAACTATTGGTTCTCTTCCGGTACACCGACCATGCAGGTCGACATGTTGAAGAAGACCGATTACGACCTGCGACAGTTGGATGGAATCGAAGTACCACAGGCGGCACTGACCGATTACCGGGCCGATTTCCACAACCCGGTGCCGATCATCTACCAAAGCGGGTATCTGACGATCAAGGGATATGATGAAGAGCTTCATTTCTACCGTCTCGGTTATCCGAATGCAGAAGTGAAATATGGATGGTTGAACTTCATAACTCCTTATTATACTCCGCTATCGGAGGCAAATGCACCGTTTTATATCGGTAAGTTCAGTCAGGAGCTGCGGGCTGGTGATGTGGATGCTTTTATGGAGCGTTTGCGTGCCTTCTTTGCCGGCGTACCTTACGAGTTGAACGATGAGACGGAGCGTCACTATCAGATCATTTTCTATATTGTCTTCAAACTATTGGGGCAATATGTAGAAGCCGAAGTGCGCAGTGCCCGTGGCCGTGCCGATGCCGTAGTAAAAACGGCCGATTATATTTATGTCTTCGAGTTCAAGCTGAATGGCAGTGTCGATGAAGCTCTCCACCAGATCGACGACCGAGGCTACCTGATTCCTTACACTGCAGATGGCCGCCAACTGGTCAAAGTAGGCGCCTCTTTCGACAAGAAGAAACGCAATATCGGGGAATGGAAGCAATTGACAGTTGAGAATTGA
- a CDS encoding DUF4906 domain-containing protein codes for MALLTLVLMNTGCDERIDNPAVNPSDEKLVEVSMAIGFADEADACNLSASTKANANAKGKGAFDVELVPTAATRADASMKPDQLYKLEIRQYKQNGDCYTSSGQDPTDQIIGQRFSVSLTEDADCQLVFVAWGEGSSLSLGTKALSDAQEISIDATTINAISTTNMNKMLYILHLKHVNVTSDGKITNPDGVDVRILLKRLATRLNISWDYAVTGYDLKQIILQSIPRNYKVVPAPDEKSLNTYPSLMDQYMDIQLTDDQVSAAGKSYSCWVPANVRGINTVSNGPQYRIKENAPTGSSYVSFIAANTSNGKKKLNYRIYLGGKDYSDYNLNENTDYSYKISFNHTGLPVDDKRVTIIDPIPASENNENFVPTANCFMVAPGGAFCFNPYKYYVNGSISENTLLQGWCNTSKIQSVKVLWQTKENGDVGDPVLGVVNSSTDHTNIVDLTDGDDFGKARIYCRVAPNTTGGSGLIVAYDGANGTGNILWSWHIWVTDYSPEARGNESVYTPENKRKQKYIGNSAPDQYPMMDRNLGAMAGYIACSEDPLVQSKANGFHYQQGRKDPFPSSYSAVAKSQIDNIYSSIPPEDMLNLYGPDGITYKPRERGSISSIRDAYKTPVKMYTDGQFSISQGSAWEGNTKTVHDPCPAGWRVAAKENYRALFNGNYLGSTSSITKRDPRLASDFVWDDGKKYGGYLLIYDNDSHTTYFRMTGFGNNSNSFVIVGQAGNTWTRDVKYTFNFGFNSNAKNVSAYEVSLGWRSADAHTTRCIQEQK; via the coding sequence ATGGCACTCTTAACACTAGTATTAATGAACACAGGTTGCGACGAACGTATCGACAATCCGGCGGTGAATCCGTCGGATGAAAAGTTGGTGGAAGTCAGCATGGCTATCGGCTTTGCCGACGAAGCCGATGCCTGCAATCTGTCCGCTTCTACCAAGGCAAATGCAAACGCAAAAGGGAAAGGCGCATTCGATGTGGAGTTGGTTCCGACAGCGGCAACCCGTGCGGATGCGTCAATGAAACCAGATCAACTCTACAAGCTGGAGATTCGTCAATATAAGCAAAATGGCGACTGTTATACCAGTAGTGGTCAAGATCCTACTGATCAGATTATCGGCCAACGTTTTTCCGTATCATTAACGGAAGATGCCGATTGCCAACTGGTCTTTGTTGCCTGGGGAGAAGGCAGTTCGCTGTCGTTAGGAACAAAAGCTCTTTCCGATGCACAGGAAATATCAATCGATGCAACTACAATCAATGCAATTTCCACGACTAATATGAATAAAATGCTTTACATCCTCCATCTGAAACATGTCAATGTAACAAGTGACGGCAAGATCACCAACCCTGATGGCGTCGATGTCCGTATCCTTCTCAAACGATTGGCTACCCGATTGAATATTTCCTGGGATTATGCTGTGACTGGTTATGACTTAAAGCAAATCATCCTGCAAAGTATCCCCCGTAATTATAAGGTAGTGCCAGCTCCCGATGAAAAGAGCTTGAATACATACCCATCTCTGATGGATCAATACATGGATATCCAATTGACAGACGATCAAGTAAGTGCAGCCGGTAAAAGCTATTCCTGCTGGGTTCCCGCCAACGTGCGTGGCATCAACACCGTCTCCAACGGTCCGCAATATCGTATCAAGGAGAATGCCCCTACAGGTAGTTCTTATGTCAGTTTTATTGCAGCTAATACCTCGAATGGAAAAAAGAAACTAAACTATCGCATCTATCTGGGAGGAAAAGATTATTCCGATTACAATCTGAATGAAAATACAGACTATAGCTATAAGATCAGTTTCAACCATACCGGTCTGCCAGTCGACGACAAACGCGTGACGATCATCGACCCGATACCGGCATCCGAAAACAATGAAAATTTTGTTCCGACAGCTAACTGCTTTATGGTGGCTCCTGGTGGTGCCTTCTGTTTCAATCCTTACAAATATTATGTCAATGGAAGTATCTCTGAGAATACATTATTGCAGGGATGGTGCAATACCTCCAAAATCCAATCCGTAAAAGTTTTGTGGCAAACGAAAGAGAACGGTGACGTAGGCGATCCGGTACTGGGAGTAGTCAACTCTTCAACTGACCATACGAATATCGTGGACCTAACAGATGGAGACGATTTCGGCAAAGCCCGTATTTATTGCCGTGTCGCTCCGAATACCACCGGAGGAAGCGGTTTGATAGTAGCTTATGACGGGGCAAATGGAACAGGCAATATCCTTTGGAGCTGGCATATCTGGGTGACAGACTATAGCCCGGAGGCGCGAGGTAACGAATCGGTCTATACTCCGGAAAATAAACGGAAACAAAAGTATATAGGAAATAGTGCTCCCGATCAATATCCTATGATGGACAGGAATCTGGGAGCAATGGCTGGTTATATAGCTTGTTCGGAAGATCCTTTGGTACAATCTAAAGCAAACGGTTTTCATTACCAACAAGGACGGAAAGATCCGTTTCCCAGTAGTTATTCGGCTGTGGCTAAAAGTCAAATAGATAATATTTACAGTTCAATTCCCCCTGAAGATATGTTGAACTTATATGGCCCGGACGGGATTACTTATAAACCACGTGAAAGAGGTAGTATTTCTTCCATACGGGATGCTTATAAAACTCCGGTAAAAATGTATACGGATGGTCAGTTCTCTATCTCTCAGGGATCAGCTTGGGAGGGCAATACGAAAACGGTACACGATCCTTGCCCTGCCGGATGGAGGGTCGCAGCAAAAGAGAATTACCGGGCTTTGTTTAATGGAAATTATTTAGGTAGTACATCTTCTATTACAAAAAGGGATCCCCGTCTGGCTTCTGATTTTGTATGGGACGATGGAAAAAAATATGGAGGCTATTTACTTATATATGATAATGATTCACATACGACATATTTCCGGATGACCGGTTTTGGTAATAATTCCAACTCGTTTGTTATTGTCGGTCAAGCCGGTAATACCTGGACGCGTGATGTTAAATATACGTTTAATTTTGGTTTTAATTCCAATGCCAAAAATGTATCGGCCTATGAAGTAAGTCTGGGTTGGAGATCTGCAGATGCCCACACTACCCGTTGCATCCAGGAACAAAAATAA
- a CDS encoding fimbrillin family protein, producing MKRQNIYLLLATALLSVSGCSSPEESGLESVPIELRASEAGEVETKADENGIDKEFATRIFASKRDGDYTKLTTTVVDDEWYADTKVTTNGSIALSGNPVYPQYGDWLYLVAVAPQPTSYTDADADAGTVGYTLDGQTDILYAKQIQGNRWDGSRFSNNTDKTVTPLVYTHQLTQLKFKAKKAAEKGLAVKVKSITVKGVTSTMTLTLKDGNATFSGSTDLVLTLADGNGTEIKSTTSINLGVLLLPPSTSDKAYQVTVDTSVGKFEDLTIDFSSSSSSNSSSNSSSSSGSNGSSGSGSASGDHFAKGHSYEVTLNISDKELEILSVTVAPWSTEDKGDLDLN from the coding sequence GTGAAACGACAAAACATATATCTGCTGTTAGCCACGGCGCTATTGTCGGTATCAGGCTGTTCAAGTCCGGAGGAATCCGGGCTTGAATCAGTCCCTATCGAATTGCGTGCATCCGAAGCGGGAGAAGTGGAAACGAAAGCCGACGAGAACGGGATCGATAAGGAATTTGCCACCCGCATTTTTGCCTCTAAACGCGACGGCGATTACACCAAGCTGACAACAACGGTAGTTGACGATGAGTGGTATGCAGACACGAAGGTAACAACGAACGGTTCGATCGCGTTGTCGGGTAACCCTGTTTATCCCCAATACGGAGACTGGCTCTATCTGGTTGCCGTTGCCCCTCAGCCTACGTCGTATACCGATGCTGATGCCGATGCCGGAACAGTAGGCTATACCCTCGATGGTCAGACCGACATTCTGTATGCCAAACAGATACAGGGCAACCGATGGGACGGAAGTCGTTTCAGTAATAACACAGATAAAACTGTAACACCTCTCGTATACACCCACCAGCTTACCCAACTGAAGTTCAAGGCAAAGAAAGCCGCCGAGAAAGGGCTGGCAGTGAAAGTAAAGAGTATCACCGTAAAAGGCGTGACCTCCACCATGACACTTACCTTGAAAGATGGCAATGCCACTTTCTCCGGATCAACAGACCTGGTGCTGACTTTGGCTGATGGAAACGGTACGGAGATTAAATCTACTACCTCCATCAATCTGGGTGTTTTGTTATTACCCCCGTCAACGTCAGACAAAGCCTACCAGGTTACCGTCGATACTTCCGTTGGTAAATTTGAAGATTTAACGATCGACTTTAGCAGTTCGAGCAGTTCAAATAGTTCGAGCAATTCGAGTAGTTCAAGCGGTTCAAACGGTTCGAGTGGTTCCGGCAGTGCATCCGGCGATCATTTTGCGAAGGGACATTCGTACGAAGTCACTCTCAATATCAGTGACAAGGAATTAGAGATCCTGTCTGTTACCGTCGCTCCCTGGAGTACGGAAGATAAAGGCGATCTCGACCTCAACTGA
- a CDS encoding fimbrillin family protein gives MKQVKNLSLLIMASLMLSSCGEEENLQSPIDNTEKVELGITAGVALTKSAINEGAQTGTDSEMKAIAVYAAGTEYTTDNYGLYTPSADGWTNTSQTDKIYLSSAVATIYAYHPAYQPDGTTHAMATSGTALKLDLKGAAVANTATIPVSIFAGNTSATDDNTITVPQNYKASDKKILSAPGEVDYMWAEKKDGNGANAQACNGKASNKSITSSVALNMKHALSMVSFRIYNNGHYNKDGKLTKIELANNDDPSTGSKALNDGGLAHNSGKPTMKIADGTIETDASNLATVTYTRIIKTATSGAADAYYVLPKQGTGSYTGTDAAKNAAATFSILVLPDASAVAKNTIKVTFTIDGEAYSVNLAADATTTQWEAGKNNIYTVTLSGQELTLSSVTVAAWGDGDKKDLDVK, from the coding sequence ATGAAACAAGTAAAGAATCTAAGCCTACTTATTATGGCAAGCCTGATGCTCTCCAGCTGTGGTGAAGAAGAAAACCTCCAATCCCCCATAGACAACACCGAAAAGGTAGAACTGGGTATTACGGCAGGGGTGGCACTGACGAAGAGTGCGATAAACGAGGGAGCGCAGACGGGAACAGACTCGGAAATGAAAGCAATTGCGGTGTATGCTGCGGGTACAGAATATACAACTGATAATTACGGTTTGTACACTCCGTCTGCTGACGGTTGGACGAATACCAGTCAAACAGATAAAATCTACCTGTCAAGTGCAGTTGCTACCATCTATGCTTATCATCCGGCGTATCAACCGGATGGAACAACTCATGCAATGGCAACGTCAGGTACGGCTTTGAAACTTGACTTGAAGGGTGCTGCTGTTGCTAATACTGCAACAATTCCGGTATCCATTTTTGCAGGTAATACTAGTGCAACAGACGATAATACGATAACTGTTCCTCAAAATTATAAAGCATCAGACAAGAAGATACTTTCGGCTCCGGGCGAAGTGGATTATATGTGGGCTGAAAAGAAAGATGGGAATGGAGCTAATGCTCAAGCCTGCAATGGTAAAGCAAGCAATAAATCAATAACATCCTCAGTTGCTTTAAACATGAAACATGCCCTTTCAATGGTTAGTTTCCGTATCTATAATAATGGGCATTATAATAAAGACGGGAAACTGACAAAAATAGAATTGGCTAATAATGATGATCCGTCTACTGGAAGCAAGGCTTTGAATGATGGAGGTTTGGCTCATAATAGCGGTAAGCCTACCATGAAAATTGCAGATGGTACCATTGAGACAGACGCTAGTAATTTGGCTACTGTAACTTATACGCGTATAATAAAAACAGCAACTAGTGGTGCTGCTGATGCTTATTATGTTTTACCTAAGCAAGGTACAGGAAGTTATACCGGAACTGATGCCGCCAAAAACGCTGCCGCCACTTTCAGTATCCTCGTTTTACCCGACGCTTCAGCCGTTGCTAAAAACACCATTAAAGTAACTTTCACAATTGACGGAGAAGCTTACTCAGTTAATTTGGCAGCAGATGCAACAACAACTCAGTGGGAAGCCGGCAAAAACAACATCTACACCGTTACATTAAGCGGTCAGGAACTCACTCTTAGCTCAGTTACAGTTGCAGCTTGGGGCGATGGAGATAAAAAAGATCTTGATGTCAAATAA
- a CDS encoding fimbrillin family protein — MRLNYIVAKPFLLGILLLLGACHDDDKSGPEHKGEGQLVVTVKNPAGQPLTLRVFGEGLKEPFESRLEATEKEGTFGAWLAEGEYDALVTADAPGEVVIDGTGSFATATASVPVPEGSETIPALNEPVYTAASSGIVLTEGKTNELTLNPKDIRKIVHFTVTVPDGMVSGPIAATLRGIASAVSLVSGEVAASATLRLTLPAPDAQNTSRTTAGILGVVRTENVIPGVDDDSHLLALTWKAADGKEQSYSEDVSSQLYKALEADADTIDVAVTIAARADDVPIHLYTAIRTRSLVDEFKDTPVNIAAGTASGKYAESWEGIASANEIVLNPERYYPADGSPVYLRGYYPVAPLENGEVHYTLTGKEDLMLSVEQNGSLDNRFTAVSTPLIYQHLLAQLNFKLTLKGVTDQYRIRSVKLNGMAERARVSLASGTVEPIGQSAPVVIYTDPGTGGFPITDGSVMLPGYVLVQPEAELTLDLVLNVDGNPANDKVFKNLPVNFTEGGTEGGSAYEVEISFEVPDDPEPTPDPEPTPDPTPDPDPDPSPDPGPSPKPDPDPEPEPEPENGIKVEVTAKVTDWNTGDNGGVII, encoded by the coding sequence ATGAGACTGAATTACATTGTAGCAAAACCGTTCCTGCTGGGTATCCTTCTTTTGTTGGGAGCCTGTCACGACGATGATAAGTCCGGGCCGGAACATAAAGGGGAAGGGCAACTGGTTGTTACGGTCAAGAATCCCGCGGGGCAGCCTTTGACACTCCGTGTTTTCGGGGAAGGACTGAAGGAACCCTTCGAAAGCCGCCTGGAAGCGACCGAGAAGGAGGGAACATTCGGTGCGTGGCTGGCAGAAGGAGAGTATGACGCATTGGTGACGGCAGATGCACCCGGAGAAGTCGTGATAGACGGTACCGGTAGTTTTGCTACTGCAACCGCCTCCGTACCCGTTCCCGAAGGGTCGGAAACGATACCGGCATTGAACGAACCGGTTTACACAGCCGCCAGTTCCGGTATTGTCCTTACCGAAGGGAAGACGAATGAACTGACGCTGAACCCCAAGGATATCCGTAAGATCGTGCATTTTACGGTGACGGTTCCTGACGGGATGGTGTCCGGACCGATAGCCGCCACTCTGCGAGGGATTGCTTCGGCAGTCAGCCTGGTAAGCGGGGAGGTCGCTGCTTCCGCCACACTCCGCCTGACCCTTCCGGCACCCGATGCGCAGAATACCAGCCGTACGACAGCAGGGATACTCGGCGTTGTCCGGACGGAAAATGTAATCCCCGGTGTCGACGACGATTCCCATCTGCTGGCACTTACCTGGAAGGCTGCCGACGGCAAGGAACAGAGCTATAGCGAAGACGTTTCCAGTCAATTATATAAGGCTCTCGAAGCCGATGCCGATACGATAGATGTAGCCGTGACTATTGCCGCCCGTGCCGATGATGTCCCTATACATTTATATACCGCTATTCGGACGCGTAGCCTTGTCGATGAGTTCAAGGATACCCCGGTAAATATCGCCGCCGGGACAGCATCCGGCAAATATGCTGAAAGCTGGGAAGGCATCGCTTCCGCCAATGAGATCGTGCTCAACCCCGAACGCTATTATCCTGCCGACGGTTCGCCGGTCTACCTGCGCGGTTATTATCCGGTCGCTCCGCTGGAGAATGGCGAAGTACATTATACACTGACGGGTAAGGAAGATCTGATGCTTTCCGTAGAGCAAAACGGTTCGCTGGACAACCGGTTCACAGCCGTCAGCACGCCGCTCATCTACCAGCATTTACTGGCACAGCTCAACTTCAAGCTAACCTTGAAAGGCGTGACCGACCAGTATCGTATACGTTCTGTCAAGCTCAACGGCATGGCAGAACGGGCACGTGTCAGTCTAGCTTCGGGCACAGTGGAACCGATCGGGCAGAGTGCCCCGGTTGTGATCTATACCGATCCGGGAACGGGTGGTTTTCCTATCACGGACGGCTCGGTGATGTTGCCCGGCTATGTCCTGGTACAGCCGGAAGCGGAGTTGACGCTCGATTTGGTATTGAATGTGGATGGCAATCCGGCAAATGACAAGGTATTCAAGAATCTCCCTGTCAATTTCACCGAAGGAGGTACGGAAGGGGGAAGTGCCTATGAGGTGGAAATATCCTTTGAGGTGCCGGATGATCCGGAGCCAACACCCGACCCGGAACCAACGCCTGACCCTACGCCTGATCCCGACCCTGATCCAAGTCCCGATCCTGGTCCTTCCCCAAAGCCGGACCCCGATCCCGAACCTGAACCCGAGCCGGAAAATGGCATCAAGGTAGAGGTAACCGCCAAAGTGACTGACTGGAATACGGGTGATAACGGTGGAGTGATCATTTGA
- a CDS encoding DUF4469 domain-containing protein, whose translation MADYEKDHYWEFTLRDNPLTKDNTEDCVAEVKSGPRTLRKDDMAKEIKRTGSELKLQTILSVVSQDSEIILEALLDGNSVITDLFQITPRIIGAFDNPDAPFDPTIHHLTLDIVPTKMVREALKKVKVINNGVKGDVARISLVTDTLTGLTDGTITPNEDIMITGNLIKIAGDESVAGIFFVAEDGTTKKISRRLTQNDPSKIIARVPALADGSYTLRIVTFYNSGSTLLKNVRTLEYKKKLIVGDAGDGEDDRPVIE comes from the coding sequence ATGGCAGATTACGAAAAAGACCATTACTGGGAATTTACCTTACGTGACAACCCATTGACAAAAGACAATACGGAAGATTGTGTTGCCGAGGTGAAAAGCGGTCCCAGAACCCTCCGCAAAGATGATATGGCGAAGGAAATTAAACGTACCGGCTCCGAGCTGAAGTTACAAACAATCCTGTCGGTCGTTTCGCAGGACAGCGAGATCATTCTCGAAGCCTTGCTGGACGGGAACAGCGTGATAACCGATCTCTTTCAGATCACTCCGCGTATCATAGGTGCTTTTGATAATCCGGATGCACCTTTCGATCCCACTATCCACCATCTGACACTCGATATCGTGCCTACCAAAATGGTTCGCGAAGCATTGAAAAAAGTCAAAGTCATTAACAATGGAGTGAAAGGAGACGTGGCACGTATTTCTTTGGTGACGGACACGCTGACCGGTTTGACCGATGGCACGATTACTCCGAACGAAGATATCATGATTACAGGCAACCTTATTAAAATAGCTGGCGACGAATCCGTAGCCGGTATCTTCTTCGTTGCCGAAGACGGTACGACAAAGAAAATATCCCGTCGTCTCACTCAGAACGATCCCAGCAAGATCATAGCCCGTGTCCCGGCCCTGGCCGACGGCAGCTATACACTGCGTATCGTGACTTTTTACAACAGCGGCAGCACTTTACTGAAAAATGTACGTACGCTGGAATATAAGAAAAAACTGATAGTAGGTGATGCCGGAGATGGTGAAGACGACCGTCCGGTGATCGAGTAA